In a single window of the Methanofollis ethanolicus genome:
- a CDS encoding pyridoxamine 5'-phosphate oxidase family protein, giving the protein MDFSDCVKFANENPVTYIATMDGDQPRVRAFAMWFADESGFYYHTGTPKKIWQQLMTNPKIELCFYAPAEGAGTMMRVAGEAEFLEDAALKGRLVRERPWLLQIGISGADDPRLAVFRVAHGDAYLWTMEYNMREAEAPRVRF; this is encoded by the coding sequence ATGGACTTTTCCGACTGCGTGAAATTTGCAAACGAAAATCCGGTGACGTATATTGCGACCATGGACGGCGACCAGCCCAGGGTCCGGGCGTTTGCCATGTGGTTTGCCGATGAGAGCGGGTTTTACTATCACACCGGCACGCCGAAAAAGATCTGGCAGCAACTTATGACGAACCCGAAGATCGAACTCTGCTTCTATGCTCCCGCCGAGGGTGCGGGAACGATGATGCGGGTCGCAGGAGAGGCCGAGTTCCTCGAAGATGCGGCCCTGAAAGGGCGGCTCGTCAGAGAGCGCCCGTGGCTTCTCCAGATCGGCATCTCGGGTGCGGATGATCCCAGGCTTGCCGTCTTCCGCGTCGCCCACGGCGATGCATATCTCTGGACGATGGAGTACAACATGCGGGAGGCCGAGGCGCCCCGCGTCAGATTCTAA
- a CDS encoding ABC transporter ATP-binding protein: protein MAGTKSDRTAGPESIIRIEHLSKVFRDGSRTVKAVDDVSFEVHKGEIFGLLGPNGAGKSTIIRILTTLLRPSSGKVFIGPYDVARQQEEIRRMIGVCPQTSTLDLELTAYDNLDFHGNLQEVDPCILDDRIRELLDMADLADRAHVPVQTFSGGMRRKLEIVRAFIHRPLILFLDEPTIGLDPESRREVWRQVTALNREETTIILTTHYMDEAEKLCDRIAFVDRGRLLSLDTTENLKHSLPSGDVIEIGVDTVDEETLADLRGDSRLTSVEAREHTLIISAENGSRVLPSIVEVFEKHDLPMTSIAIRSPSIEDVFIYLTGTRLDGGRGRP from the coding sequence ATGGCCGGGACGAAGAGCGACCGCACAGCCGGTCCGGAGAGCATCATCAGGATCGAGCACCTCTCCAAGGTCTTCAGGGACGGGAGCCGCACGGTGAAGGCGGTGGACGACGTCTCCTTCGAGGTGCATAAGGGAGAGATCTTCGGCCTTCTCGGCCCGAACGGGGCCGGAAAAAGCACGATCATCCGCATCCTCACCACCCTCCTCCGGCCCAGCTCGGGGAAGGTGTTCATCGGCCCCTACGACGTCGCCCGCCAGCAAGAGGAGATCCGCCGGATGATCGGGGTCTGCCCCCAGACCAGCACGCTCGACCTTGAACTCACCGCCTACGACAACCTGGACTTCCACGGCAATCTGCAGGAGGTCGATCCCTGCATTCTCGACGACAGGATCAGGGAACTCCTCGACATGGCCGACCTCGCCGACCGCGCCCACGTGCCGGTGCAGACGTTCTCCGGTGGGATGAGGCGAAAACTGGAGATCGTGCGGGCTTTCATCCACAGACCCCTCATCCTCTTCCTGGACGAACCGACGATCGGCCTCGACCCTGAGTCCAGGCGGGAGGTCTGGCGGCAGGTGACGGCCCTGAACAGGGAGGAGACGACGATCATCCTGACCACGCACTACATGGACGAGGCGGAGAAACTCTGCGACCGCATCGCCTTCGTGGACAGGGGGCGTCTCCTCAGCCTCGACACCACTGAGAACCTCAAACATTCCCTTCCCTCAGGGGACGTCATCGAGATCGGGGTCGATACGGTGGACGAGGAGACACTCGCGGATCTGCGGGGGGACAGTCGCCTCACCTCGGTGGAGGCGAGGGAGCACACGCTCATCATCTCGGCCGAGAACGGGAGCCGCGTCCTGCCCTCCATCGTCGAGGTGTTCGAGAAGCACGACCTCCCCATGACCTCGATCGCCATCCGCTCCCCCTCGATCGAGGACGTCTTCATCTACCTCACCGGAACGCGGCTGGACGGGGGGAGGGGTCGTCCATGA
- a CDS encoding HAD family hydrolase, translating to MTVAVVFDSAGTLLRSYRTARDVVTGELLPDVETTVLTCLDRSRVLIALNAHSRDVIAASPDQLLSAYLCDRNVGFGVSCLRQVVPQEHLARILYQDDTAQVEDLQTCIRDVWRILKEESLVVMDSGAILNLSRPGIEFTVTAGGRPFEGAKETMADLHAMGVATYIASGDRAAKLEKIADHLGIPRDQVHGIATPSIKAQIVADLKACYDTVVMVGDGINDLQAFEKADVAILSEQQSRQKPKKLCDAADFIIGNVSDVVPIVRDLCGDGIVSI from the coding sequence ATGACCGTTGCAGTAGTATTCGACAGTGCGGGCACACTTTTGCGGAGTTACCGGACAGCGCGGGACGTCGTCACCGGCGAACTCCTCCCCGACGTCGAGACGACGGTGCTCACCTGCCTCGACCGGTCGCGGGTGCTCATCGCCCTCAACGCCCACTCGCGGGACGTCATCGCGGCGTCGCCCGACCAACTCCTCTCCGCCTATCTCTGCGACAGGAACGTCGGCTTCGGTGTCTCCTGCCTCCGCCAGGTCGTCCCGCAGGAACACCTCGCCCGCATCCTGTACCAGGACGACACCGCTCAGGTCGAGGACCTCCAGACATGCATCAGGGACGTCTGGAGGATCCTGAAGGAGGAGTCCCTCGTCGTGATGGACTCGGGCGCCATCCTCAACCTCTCCAGACCCGGCATCGAGTTCACCGTGACCGCGGGGGGCCGACCCTTCGAGGGGGCGAAGGAGACGATGGCCGACCTCCACGCGATGGGCGTCGCCACCTACATCGCCTCCGGTGACAGGGCTGCCAAACTCGAAAAGATCGCCGACCACCTGGGCATCCCGCGTGACCAGGTCCACGGCATCGCCACGCCCTCGATCAAGGCCCAGATCGTCGCCGACCTGAAAGCTTGCTACGACACCGTCGTCATGGTGGGCGACGGCATCAACGACCTCCAGGCCTTCGAGAAGGCCGATGTCGCCATCCTTTCCGAGCAACAGTCGCGGCAGAAACCGAAAAAACTCTGCGATGCGGCCGACTTCATCATCGGTAACGTGAGCGATGTCGTGCCCATTGTCAGGGACCTCTGCGGGGACGGAATTGTCTCGATATAA
- the dapF gene encoding diaminopimelate epimerase — protein sequence MEIRFTKLHGNGNDFVLIDEMEGTVIPDEMKGGFAALYCDRRFGIGADGVLFISPSERADVKMRLFQPDESEAEMCGNGIRCLAKYALDAGLAAGTCTVETLAGVMPVEMDYDDDGEFWATIRMVDPAFERSAIPATGEGEYEEEIDGFTVYAANTGVPHAVIFVDDVAAVDVLAAAPRIRHHPSFPKGANVNFVQVTGEDGIRVRTFERGVEGETESCGTGATASAVVAHRLGRVGSEVHVETNGGPLVIECGETTTMQGPAVTVFTGVIEG from the coding sequence ATGGAGATCCGGTTCACCAAACTGCACGGCAATGGCAACGACTTCGTCCTGATCGACGAGATGGAGGGCACGGTCATCCCCGACGAGATGAAGGGGGGTTTTGCCGCCCTGTACTGCGACCGCCGCTTCGGCATCGGCGCGGACGGCGTGCTCTTCATCTCTCCATCGGAAAGGGCGGACGTGAAGATGCGGCTCTTCCAGCCGGACGAGAGCGAGGCCGAGATGTGCGGGAACGGCATCAGGTGTCTGGCGAAGTACGCCCTCGACGCGGGCCTCGCCGCCGGTACCTGCACGGTCGAGACCCTCGCGGGCGTCATGCCGGTCGAGATGGACTATGACGACGACGGCGAGTTCTGGGCGACGATCCGGATGGTCGACCCGGCCTTCGAGCGCTCCGCGATCCCGGCGACCGGCGAGGGGGAGTATGAGGAGGAGATCGACGGCTTCACCGTCTACGCGGCGAACACCGGCGTCCCCCACGCCGTGATCTTCGTCGACGACGTCGCCGCCGTCGACGTCCTGGCCGCCGCACCCCGCATCCGCCACCACCCCTCCTTCCCGAAGGGGGCGAACGTGAACTTCGTGCAGGTGACGGGCGAGGACGGGATCAGGGTCCGCACCTTCGAGCGGGGCGTCGAGGGCGAGACCGAGTCCTGCGGCACAGGCGCCACGGCGTCGGCGGTCGTCGCCCACCGTCTCGGCCGCGTCGGTTCGGAAGTGCATGTCGAGACGAACGGCGGCCCCCTCGTCATCGAGTGCGGGGAGACGACGACGATGCAGGGCCCCGCGGTGACGGTGTTTACCGGCGTCATCGAGGGGTGA
- a CDS encoding condensation protein, producing MTLHPAPPFDLFNVYFERIYDPTMHLLFAFDGEVDEERLKEATLRLVAANPYLGCRFTDRDGMPCWEETAKSDQAFVVLPRGTEMPPAPLDVRTGPQVRVSLLREDGGDRVVVTCHHGFSDARGLVDLARDLFATYRGTAPAPVGWYDRGTDQVLARFSAAEIERAREEEETFVDRWRFPVEREGRGTPRVAYRTLPPDYLRRAKEFGRKHGATVNDIMIAAFFLAVLKSRDDPADRGAPRSILTSADLRRHLDRPVPPMNLSVAYDITLTAGEGAGLEDVIDQVTAATRRRKANGLGLGCILFYDEIYAGGVPAVDGFFDGMIQRYGEAGLKNPVFSNIGVLDEGIVLPLEGRDGRPLDLRRACILPCVCWPYGFLMSLSTFRESMTIVSAYEEGPYSRETVEEFLDFVVEYLP from the coding sequence ATGACCCTCCACCCCGCCCCTCCCTTCGACCTCTTCAACGTCTATTTCGAGCGCATCTACGACCCGACAATGCACCTCCTCTTCGCGTTCGACGGCGAGGTCGACGAAGAGAGGCTGAAGGAGGCAACGCTCCGCCTCGTCGCCGCGAACCCCTATCTCGGGTGCCGGTTCACGGACCGGGACGGCATGCCCTGCTGGGAAGAGACCGCGAAGAGTGATCAGGCCTTCGTCGTCCTCCCGCGAGGAACAGAGATGCCGCCCGCACCCCTCGACGTCCGCACGGGGCCGCAGGTGCGGGTGAGTCTGCTGCGGGAGGACGGCGGCGACCGCGTCGTCGTCACCTGCCACCACGGTTTTTCCGACGCCCGCGGCCTGGTGGACCTGGCGCGAGACCTCTTCGCGACCTACAGGGGGACCGCACCGGCACCCGTCGGGTGGTACGACCGGGGGACAGACCAGGTCCTCGCACGCTTCTCCGCAGCGGAGATCGAACGGGCGCGTGAGGAGGAGGAAACCTTCGTCGACAGGTGGCGCTTCCCCGTCGAGAGAGAGGGACGGGGAACGCCCCGCGTCGCATACAGGACTCTCCCTCCCGACTACCTCCGGCGGGCGAAGGAGTTCGGCAGGAAACACGGCGCGACCGTGAACGACATCATGATCGCCGCCTTCTTCCTCGCGGTCCTGAAGAGCAGGGACGACCCCGCCGACCGCGGCGCACCCCGCTCCATTCTCACTTCGGCAGACCTCCGCCGCCACCTCGACCGCCCTGTCCCGCCCATGAACCTCTCCGTCGCCTACGACATCACCCTCACCGCAGGCGAGGGGGCGGGCCTGGAAGACGTCATCGACCAGGTCACCGCGGCGACGAGACGGCGCAAGGCGAACGGCCTTGGCCTCGGCTGCATCCTCTTCTACGACGAGATCTACGCGGGCGGCGTCCCAGCGGTCGACGGGTTCTTCGACGGCATGATACAGAGGTACGGGGAGGCAGGCCTCAAGAACCCGGTCTTCTCCAATATCGGGGTGCTCGACGAGGGGATCGTCCTCCCCCTCGAAGGGAGGGACGGGAGACCCCTCGACCTCCGCCGTGCCTGCATCCTTCCCTGCGTCTGCTGGCCGTACGGGTTTCTCATGTCCCTCTCCACCTTCCGCGAGTCCATGACGATCGTCTCGGCCTACGAGGAAGGGCCGTACTCGCGGGAGACCGTCGAAGAGTTCCTCGATTTTGTGGTGGAATATCTCCCCTGA
- a CDS encoding ABC transporter permease gives MMRGAVAIFRRDFKKFLGNPAIIVMTLFMPIMYLIIFGNAMGGTITHIPIGVAQEVPFENETPLYLSAVDGLGHFHSGDNPPIFDVTVFSGEETAKAAFDDGKVMAVAIFPSGVATDRPVRLYLDSSEYMIPDLIQSGVSSVIAQSGANNPLLVSKIYGDIKYIQFFGVGVIVMAIFMTTMMGGGIGLIRDRENGIIEGYLVTPVKRSSIILGIIASGTVKAFMAGFIIFLVDIVVAGVVVDGMETFLMVLVVLFIISIGITSLVVSFSSRFSSQQEYASVVAFLNLILFMTSGAFYPVLGMPSWLRWIAVINPEYYAIHALRSLILRGRVNLIGMDLLALIVFSGIAIALGITTYRRTLE, from the coding sequence ATGATGCGGGGAGCCGTCGCGATCTTCAGGCGGGACTTCAAGAAGTTCCTGGGGAACCCGGCCATCATCGTGATGACCCTCTTCATGCCCATCATGTACCTGATCATCTTCGGGAACGCCATGGGCGGGACGATCACCCACATCCCCATCGGGGTGGCGCAGGAGGTGCCCTTCGAGAACGAGACGCCCCTCTATCTCTCGGCCGTCGACGGCCTCGGCCACTTCCACAGCGGGGACAACCCGCCGATCTTCGACGTCACGGTCTTTTCCGGGGAAGAGACGGCAAAAGCGGCTTTTGACGATGGGAAGGTTATGGCCGTGGCGATCTTCCCCTCAGGGGTCGCGACCGACCGCCCAGTCCGCCTCTATCTCGACAGTTCCGAGTATATGATCCCCGACCTGATCCAGTCGGGGGTGAGCAGCGTTATAGCGCAGTCAGGGGCGAACAACCCGTTGCTGGTCTCGAAGATCTACGGCGACATCAAGTATATCCAGTTCTTCGGGGTCGGGGTCATCGTCATGGCCATCTTCATGACCACGATGATGGGCGGGGGGATCGGCCTGATCCGCGACAGGGAGAACGGGATCATCGAGGGCTATCTGGTCACGCCGGTGAAGCGTTCGAGCATCATTCTCGGGATCATCGCGAGCGGGACGGTCAAGGCGTTCATGGCCGGCTTCATCATCTTCCTGGTCGACATCGTCGTGGCTGGCGTCGTGGTCGACGGCATGGAGACCTTTCTCATGGTCCTGGTCGTCCTCTTCATCATCAGCATCGGGATCACGAGCCTGGTGGTCTCGTTCAGTTCGCGGTTCTCATCCCAGCAGGAGTACGCCTCGGTCGTGGCCTTCCTGAACCTCATCCTGTTCATGACCAGCGGGGCGTTCTACCCGGTGCTCGGCATGCCGTCCTGGCTCCGCTGGATTGCCGTGATCAATCCTGAGTACTATGCGATCCACGCCCTGCGGAGCCTGATCCTGCGGGGGCGGGTGAACCTCATCGGCATGGACCTGCTGGCGCTCATCGTCTTCTCCGGGATCGCCATCGCCCTCGGGATCACGACCTACCGCCGGACGCTGGAGTGA
- a CDS encoding ribose 1,5-bisphosphate isomerase has translation MLLNQTAEKIRSMEIRGAGRIARAAAEALKDRAGRVETDDIDLFRREMGRAAETLVSTRPTAVSLPNAVRFVMRGMDGATTVREARDGLTDAADSFVLASEHAVERIGEIGARHIADGDVVLTHCNSEAALACILAAHREGKEIEVFATEVRPRNQGLLTIRTLNDAGIKTNFIVDSAVRSFINDVDLVVTGADAVTVNGAVVNKIGTAQIALAAHEARTNLVVAAETYKFAPRTILGERIAIEERDIAEVLDPAVAASLPNVRVRNPAFDVTPAKYVDLIVTEMGAIPPQMAYCIIRDYLGWDLTEFQKAF, from the coding sequence ATGTTGCTGAATCAGACCGCAGAAAAAATCCGGTCCATGGAGATCAGGGGTGCGGGCCGGATCGCGAGGGCGGCGGCCGAGGCCCTGAAGGACCGTGCCGGGCGCGTGGAGACGGACGACATCGACCTCTTCAGGCGGGAGATGGGGAGGGCGGCGGAGACGCTCGTCTCGACGAGACCGACGGCGGTCTCCCTGCCAAACGCGGTGAGGTTTGTGATGAGGGGGATGGACGGGGCGACGACGGTGCGCGAAGCGCGGGACGGGTTGACAGACGCGGCGGACTCTTTCGTCCTCGCATCCGAACACGCGGTCGAGAGGATCGGGGAGATCGGCGCCCGCCACATCGCGGACGGCGACGTGGTCCTCACCCACTGTAACTCGGAGGCGGCGCTCGCCTGCATCCTCGCCGCCCACCGGGAGGGGAAGGAGATCGAGGTCTTCGCCACCGAGGTGCGGCCGCGGAACCAGGGTCTCCTCACGATCCGGACGCTGAACGATGCCGGGATAAAGACGAACTTCATCGTGGACTCGGCGGTCAGGTCTTTCATCAACGACGTCGACCTGGTCGTCACCGGGGCCGACGCGGTCACGGTGAACGGGGCGGTGGTGAACAAGATCGGCACGGCCCAGATCGCCCTCGCGGCCCACGAGGCGCGGACGAATCTTGTGGTGGCCGCGGAGACGTACAAGTTCGCACCCCGCACAATTCTCGGGGAGAGGATCGCGATCGAGGAGAGGGACATAGCGGAGGTGCTCGACCCGGCGGTCGCGGCGTCTCTCCCCAACGTCCGGGTGCGGAATCCGGCCTTCGACGTGACGCCGGCGAAGTACGTAGACCTGATCGTGACGGAAATGGGGGCGATCCCGCCGCAGATGGCCTATTGCATCATCAGGGACTATCTGGGCTGGGATCTTACCGAGTTCCAGAAGGCATTTTGA
- the atwA gene encoding methyl coenzyme M reductase system, component A2, with amino-acid sequence MTALITIENLCMDFNGKRALNNINFEVGEGEIVGIIGRSGAGKTVLLHLVRGVDQPPTSGKVVYHVAACDGCDWVDVPGAAGKTCPKCGHTLQAVDVDLWNPAEEPMKRRVMARSAIMFQRTFALYGNDRVIENVLHALEDIGYPSTKAVTRAADLLDEVRLSHRMMHIARDLSGGEKQRVVLARQLAKEPCLLFADEPTGTLDPGTATLVHEMLKAAAETNDMGMMVTSHFSQVIEDVADRAIMLKDGEIDLIGSPEEVIHHFMEGYTDTEVYERAELGADVLQARDVIKRYLSVDRGMVKAVDGVSFEVKEKEIFGIIGKSGAGKTTLSRMISGIIEPTSGEMNIRIGDEWVDMTKPGIEYRGRAKGYIGLLHQEYDLYPHRSVLDNLTDAIGLEFPKELAIRKAVITLKMAGFSEEKSREILNRKPSELSEGEKHRVALAQVLIREPRLVILDEPTGTMDPITKIDVKHSIMHAREQMDETFIVVSHDMAFVRDICDRIALMRGGKIIALGEPKEVLARLTDEEREIMGKAQD; translated from the coding sequence ATGACCGCATTGATCACAATCGAGAACCTCTGCATGGATTTCAACGGCAAGAGGGCCCTCAACAATATCAATTTCGAGGTTGGGGAGGGTGAGATCGTCGGCATCATCGGCAGGAGCGGCGCCGGCAAGACGGTCCTCCTCCACCTGGTCCGGGGGGTCGACCAACCACCGACGAGTGGAAAGGTGGTCTACCATGTCGCCGCCTGCGACGGCTGCGACTGGGTGGACGTGCCTGGTGCCGCGGGGAAGACCTGCCCGAAGTGCGGCCATACTCTCCAGGCCGTCGACGTCGACCTCTGGAACCCGGCCGAAGAGCCGATGAAGCGCCGGGTCATGGCCAGGTCCGCGATCATGTTCCAGCGGACCTTCGCCCTGTACGGGAACGACCGTGTCATCGAGAACGTCCTCCACGCCCTCGAGGACATCGGGTACCCCTCGACGAAGGCGGTCACCCGGGCGGCCGACCTCCTGGACGAGGTCCGCCTCTCCCACAGGATGATGCACATCGCCCGCGACCTCTCTGGCGGCGAGAAGCAGCGCGTTGTCCTGGCCCGGCAACTGGCAAAGGAGCCCTGTCTCCTCTTCGCCGACGAACCGACCGGCACCCTCGACCCGGGTACTGCGACCCTGGTCCACGAGATGCTCAAGGCCGCCGCGGAGACGAACGACATGGGCATGATGGTCACCTCCCACTTCTCCCAGGTGATCGAGGACGTCGCTGACCGTGCGATCATGCTGAAGGACGGCGAGATCGACCTGATCGGTTCGCCGGAAGAGGTGATCCACCACTTCATGGAGGGCTACACCGATACCGAGGTCTACGAGAGGGCAGAACTCGGTGCAGATGTCCTCCAGGCGCGCGACGTGATCAAGAGGTACCTCTCCGTGGACAGGGGCATGGTCAAGGCGGTCGACGGCGTCTCTTTCGAGGTGAAGGAGAAGGAGATCTTCGGGATCATCGGGAAGAGCGGCGCCGGCAAGACGACTCTCTCCCGCATGATCTCCGGGATCATCGAACCGACGAGCGGCGAGATGAACATCAGGATCGGCGACGAGTGGGTGGACATGACCAAGCCCGGCATCGAGTACCGTGGCCGTGCGAAGGGCTATATCGGCCTCCTCCACCAGGAGTACGACCTCTACCCGCACCGTTCCGTCCTCGACAACCTCACCGACGCGATCGGCCTCGAGTTCCCGAAGGAACTGGCGATCAGGAAAGCGGTCATCACCCTGAAGATGGCGGGTTTCTCCGAGGAGAAGAGCCGCGAGATCCTCAACCGCAAACCGAGCGAACTCTCCGAAGGCGAGAAGCACCGGGTCGCCCTTGCGCAGGTGCTCATCAGGGAGCCGCGGCTCGTGATCCTGGACGAACCGACGGGTACGATGGACCCGATCACGAAGATCGACGTGAAGCACTCGATCATGCACGCCCGCGAGCAGATGGACGAGACCTTTATCGTCGTCTCCCATGACATGGCATTCGTGCGCGACATCTGCGACCGGATCGCCCTGATGCGGGGCGGGAAGATCATCGCCCTTGGCGAACCGAAAGAGGTCCTCGCCAGGTTGACCGACGAAGAACGCGAGATCATGGGGAAGGCCCAGGACTAG
- a CDS encoding RuBisCO large subunit C-terminal-like domain-containing protein yields MTDVTATYYFRPRADTTPEAAAQAIVEEETTGTWTDITTTTEYVRRLDGEVLSVEAHGSGYVTRVRYPAEIFEAGNIPQYLSVVAGNLFGLGRLEAVRLLDVDFPDELVPFRGPKFGMEGVRRLIGTTDRPHVGTIIKPKVGLTPKDTAEVAYHAAIGGVDLIKDDETLTDQTFCPMDERLQAVMARLDDAKSETGRQVLYAVNISARADEIVERAEHAIDLGANMVMIDVITCGFTALQALGEASSVKVPVHVHRTMHGAITRNPEHGIAMRPIARIVRMLGGDQLHTGTVSGKMSHDVSELKGDNAALTDPYFGLKPTFPVTSGGLHPGKVAAELKNLGTNIVLQAGGGIHGHPDGTEAGARAMRQAVDAFMAGVSAEEYAKDHYELAKALETWGNR; encoded by the coding sequence ATGACAGACGTTACGGCAACCTATTATTTCCGCCCGCGGGCCGACACGACGCCCGAAGCGGCGGCGCAGGCGATCGTCGAAGAGGAGACGACCGGCACCTGGACCGACATCACGACGACGACCGAGTATGTCCGCCGTCTGGACGGCGAGGTGCTCTCGGTGGAGGCGCACGGCAGCGGGTATGTGACGCGGGTGCGCTACCCGGCCGAGATCTTCGAGGCCGGGAACATCCCGCAGTACCTCTCCGTCGTGGCCGGGAACCTCTTCGGCCTCGGACGCCTGGAGGCGGTCCGCCTCCTGGACGTCGACTTCCCGGACGAACTCGTGCCCTTCAGGGGCCCGAAGTTCGGGATGGAAGGGGTGCGGCGGTTGATCGGGACGACGGACCGCCCCCATGTCGGCACGATCATCAAGCCGAAGGTGGGCCTGACCCCGAAGGACACGGCCGAGGTCGCCTACCACGCGGCTATCGGCGGGGTTGACCTGATCAAGGACGACGAGACCCTGACAGACCAGACATTCTGCCCGATGGACGAGCGTCTCCAGGCGGTGATGGCACGCCTGGACGATGCGAAGAGCGAGACCGGACGGCAGGTCCTGTACGCGGTGAACATCTCCGCCCGTGCCGACGAGATCGTGGAGAGGGCCGAGCACGCGATCGACCTCGGGGCGAACATGGTGATGATCGACGTGATCACCTGCGGTTTCACCGCGCTCCAGGCCCTGGGCGAGGCGTCGTCGGTGAAGGTGCCGGTCCACGTTCATCGGACGATGCACGGTGCGATCACGCGGAACCCCGAGCACGGGATCGCGATGCGGCCGATCGCACGGATCGTCCGGATGCTCGGCGGCGACCAGCTCCACACGGGCACGGTCTCCGGGAAGATGAGCCACGACGTCTCCGAACTGAAGGGGGACAACGCCGCCCTGACAGACCCGTACTTCGGCCTGAAGCCGACCTTCCCGGTGACGAGCGGCGGCCTCCACCCCGGCAAGGTGGCGGCTGAGTTGAAGAACCTGGGCACGAACATCGTCCTCCAGGCCGGCGGCGGCATCCACGGCCACCCTGACGGCACCGAAGCCGGGGCGAGGGCGATGCGCCAGGCGGTCGACGCCTTCATGGCCGGCGTCTCGGCGGAGGAGTACGCGAAGGACCACTACGAACTGGCGAAGGCGCTGGAGACGTGGGGGAACAGGTAA
- a CDS encoding YIP1 family protein yields the protein MPDITSLILTDPRHLFEHLKETSLKEDLRVYFTLVLATSVLFLLPMYFLGSEPGTEYSVMGLPYVVGIALATVVQLAWSLINGAVILLVVSLVEHFFLLFVDENRGFERTMKSVVYALVPVILFGWAVAAVPHAGLLLLACFSLITYVGTRVFHEKSRDRAAFVALATGAALLALCARWVL from the coding sequence ATGCCAGACATCACATCACTCATACTCACCGACCCCCGCCATCTCTTCGAGCACCTGAAAGAGACGTCACTGAAGGAAGACCTCCGGGTCTACTTCACCCTGGTCCTCGCCACGTCGGTCCTCTTCCTGCTGCCGATGTACTTTCTCGGGTCGGAACCGGGGACGGAGTACTCCGTCATGGGCCTGCCCTACGTCGTCGGCATCGCCCTTGCCACCGTCGTCCAGCTGGCGTGGAGTCTGATAAACGGGGCGGTCATCCTCCTGGTCGTCAGCCTCGTCGAGCATTTTTTCCTCCTCTTCGTCGACGAGAACCGGGGGTTCGAGAGGACGATGAAGTCGGTGGTCTATGCCCTCGTGCCCGTCATCCTCTTCGGGTGGGCGGTCGCTGCCGTCCCGCACGCGGGCCTGCTCCTCCTCGCCTGCTTCAGCCTGATCACCTACGTCGGCACACGCGTCTTCCATGAAAAGTCGCGGGACAGGGCCGCATTCGTCGCCCTCGCAACAGGCGCGGCCCTCCTCGCACTCTGCGCCAGGTGGGTTCTATAA